Part of the Methanobrevibacter oralis genome is shown below.
TGAGATATATATTGTCCATTTTGTGGAATTCTGTAGGGTATCTGAATGTGGAAAAAAAATTGATGATTAGAATTCCTGTTTATAATGTAAAACTAGAACTTAAGGATAAATAATTAATCATAATATTTAAGAATGGTAATTTATATAATTAAGTATATTAATTAATATTTGGAGTGTTATTTTATGATTTATAAAATAAAAGCAACCAATAAACATAATGGTGAAATAATCGAATTTGATTTAGAAGGAAATGCTGTTGAAGGATTTTGTTATTTTGATGAAGAACTTAAAGAAGCAACTCATTTACAAGAAGTACGAGATAATAAAATAAGAGAAGTTAACAATAACATTATTTTACATAATTCGCCAATTTATACAATTTCTTCGGGTGAAACAGCTATAATTGATTCAATGTCTTTTGAAATTTTAATTAAGGCTGAATAATTTCATTATACTCTTTTTATAAAAATGATAAATTCAACTTCTGCTGCAATTATATCTTTTATTTTGCCTGGAATTGGTCAAATAATACAAGGTGAAACTAAAATTGGATTAAAATTATTTGCAATATTTATTATTTTAAATTTAATAATTTTTTATGCACATCTTGGATTTGGTGGAACAATAATTAGTTTTATTTATTCATCATTTGCAGCATATAATGCATACAACATCAAAGTTTAAAAAAATGTTTATTTGAGGAGTTATAATCCCCAATTTTAAAAACTTAATCTGTTTTAGCGTAAATTTTACCAAATCTCTTGATAAATAATTTGGCCCAAATGTATCCAACTGTTCCTCCAAGGAAACATCCAAATACTACTCCACCATATATTCCTGGTAATCCCCAGCCTAAAATAAAACAAAATATGTATGCAAATGCACTTTCCAATATTGATCTAAGTAAGGTAATTATTAAAGAATATGTTCCTTTACCAACACCTTGAAACATCATAGAAGACATTATTCCATGGGGAATAGCTAGTACAAATAAACTAAGTACAGAAATTGCAGTTGCGATTTGAGGAGCTAAAGATGCGCTTGCTTGTGTGTATGAGAATAATGTTGCAATTTGATTTGAAAAAACAAACATTATGACGCCTAAACATAATACAGCAAATCCTATTTTAATTGCATAACTGTGTGCTGTTTTTAAGTTTATATAATTATGTGCACCAAAAGCTACACCAGCAACTGTAATTACAGCGGTTGCAATACCGATTAGTGGAATCATAGCTAATTGTACTATTCTCATTGATGCAGTATATACTGCTACTGCTGTTGTACCAGATGCAATTACAAGCATTCCATTAATAATAACTGCTAAAGCTGAAAATATTATATTTTCTAATGTTGATGGAATAGCTACTTGTAAAGTGTCAACCATGATTTTTCCATCATATGAAAAGTTTTTAGGACTTAAATCTAGGTACAAATCTTTTTTACCCCACATCCAATAAGACATTACAATACAAGAAATTGTAGCTGATATTACAGTTGCTATAGCAGCACCAGTAATTCCAAGATTTAATATATAAATAAATATTGGGTCTAATATTATATTCAAAATTGCT
Proteins encoded:
- a CDS encoding MATE family efflux transporter is translated as MNRRNNVADNNIEIITGDPKRAIRKLSLPMMLSMLLIMLYNIADSVWVAGLGAEALAAIGFITPLFMVLVGLGNGIGAGANSLIARFIGADDYKQANNAALHSIVLAVIVSVIFTLIIVGFMKPLLLAMGVGDTLEYALNYSYIIFSTLIIFVYSGVASAIFRSEGDMRRSTIAIAVTAILNIILDPIFIYILNLGITGAAIATVISATISCIVMSYWMWGKKDLYLDLSPKNFSYDGKIMVDTLQVAIPSTLENIIFSALAVIINGMLVIASGTTAVAVYTASMRIVQLAMIPLIGIATAVITVAGVAFGAHNYINLKTAHSYAIKIGFAVLCLGVIMFVFSNQIATLFSYTQASASLAPQIATAISVLSLFVLAIPHGIMSSMMFQGVGKGTYSLIITLLRSILESAFAYIFCFILGWGLPGIYGGVVFGCFLGGTVGYIWAKLFIKRFGKIYAKTD